The Palleronia sp. THAF1 genome window below encodes:
- a CDS encoding ASCH domain-containing protein — MDEYRDLNDDYPGAGTFRFGDSAKLCRKLTDLVIAGTKTATCGALREFEDDPDSRPVVGRRDIACAWDGTPRVVIETTKVFECRFDAVPDAFARAEGEGTVADWRAGHIAFFKRNGGWSEDMMLLCERFRVVEVLE, encoded by the coding sequence ATGGATGAATACCGCGATCTGAACGACGATTATCCCGGCGCGGGGACGTTCCGCTTCGGCGACAGCGCGAAGCTGTGCCGCAAACTGACGGATCTGGTGATCGCCGGGACCAAGACCGCTACATGCGGTGCGTTGCGAGAGTTCGAGGATGACCCCGATAGCCGGCCGGTCGTCGGGCGCCGCGACATTGCCTGCGCGTGGGATGGCACGCCGCGGGTCGTGATCGAGACCACCAAGGTCTTTGAGTGTCGCTTCGATGCGGTGCCGGATGCCTTCGCGCGGGCGGAAGGCGAGGGGACCGTTGCCGACTGGCGTGCCGGGCATATCGCGTTCTTCAAGCGCAACGGCGGCTGGTCCGAAGACATGATGCTGCTGTGCGAGCGATTCCGCGTGGTCGAGGTTCTGGAATGA
- a CDS encoding NAD(P)H-dependent flavin oxidoreductase, translating to MIATRLTERLGITHPVVSAPMAKAAGGRLAAAVSEAGGLGLLGGGYGDAEWLAQERRAAGNARIGVGFITWALSDAVLEDALASDPAVVMLSFGDPAAFASRISDAGVPLMCQVQTLDHAKAAIDAGAQFIVAQGAEAGGHGAKRATMTLVPEVADLLADRASDTVLLAAGGIADGRGLAAALMLGAEGVLVGSRLWASAEALVHPNMIAAAVGASGDDTIRSSVMDIARRLAWPEGYTARVLRNAFTDRWHDDLSGLIAAATVEAARYAEAWKAGDTATANTFVGEATGLIHDAPPAAQVIAEMVTQASDLLGGGWRR from the coding sequence ATGATCGCGACCCGCCTGACCGAACGTCTGGGCATCACGCATCCGGTCGTCTCTGCGCCCATGGCGAAGGCGGCTGGCGGACGATTGGCGGCGGCTGTGTCCGAGGCCGGCGGGCTTGGTCTGCTGGGCGGTGGCTACGGCGATGCGGAGTGGCTGGCGCAGGAACGGCGCGCGGCTGGCAACGCGCGGATCGGTGTGGGCTTCATCACCTGGGCCCTGAGCGATGCGGTGCTGGAGGACGCTCTGGCAAGCGATCCGGCGGTGGTGATGCTGTCTTTCGGGGACCCGGCGGCGTTTGCGTCTCGGATCAGCGACGCAGGTGTGCCGCTGATGTGCCAAGTGCAGACACTGGATCACGCGAAGGCGGCGATCGACGCGGGCGCGCAGTTCATCGTGGCGCAGGGGGCCGAGGCCGGGGGGCACGGTGCTAAGCGCGCGACGATGACGCTGGTGCCGGAGGTGGCCGACCTTCTGGCCGACCGCGCGTCCGATACCGTGCTGCTGGCGGCGGGCGGCATCGCAGACGGTCGGGGGCTGGCAGCGGCTTTGATGCTGGGGGCCGAAGGTGTGCTAGTGGGCTCACGGCTTTGGGCAAGCGCAGAGGCGCTGGTGCATCCCAACATGATCGCGGCCGCCGTAGGTGCGTCCGGCGACGACACGATCCGCAGCAGTGTGATGGACATCGCGCGCAGGCTCGCCTGGCCCGAAGGCTACACCGCACGCGTATTGCGCAACGCCTTCACCGACCGCTGGCACGATGACCTGTCCGGGCTGATTGCCGCGGCAACGGTTGAGGCTGCGCGCTATGCCGAAGCGTGGAAGGCGGGGGATACTGCGACAGCAAATACATTCGTGGGCGAGGCGACGGGCCTGATCCATGATGCACCCCCGGCGGCGCAGGTGATCGCAGAAATGGTGACGCAGGCCTCCGACCTTCTTGGCGGCGGCTGGCGGCGATGA